In the genome of Hyphobacterium sp. CCMP332, one region contains:
- a CDS encoding SCO family protein, translating into MNRFLSLSLLFIAMACHQEKRLPIMGPRQYDVKIINGEEHTDTIYTTIPDFEFINQDGNSFTPEDLKGKIYVADFFFTTCPSICPIMKTQMLRIHEKYKGNDEIHIVSHSIDPTHDTVEVLRDYADRLEINTNYWTFLTGDMDSIFNVAQKGYLVSAKPDSLAPGGLLHSGAFILVDKEKRIRGYYDGTIEKDVDQLMKDMDILLSEYDGA; encoded by the coding sequence ATGAATAGGTTTTTATCGCTTTCATTGCTATTCATCGCAATGGCATGTCATCAGGAAAAAAGGCTCCCTATCATGGGGCCCCGGCAATATGATGTAAAAATCATAAACGGTGAAGAGCATACAGATACAATTTATACTACCATTCCCGATTTTGAATTTATCAATCAGGATGGGAATTCATTTACTCCGGAAGACCTCAAGGGTAAAATTTATGTAGCCGACTTTTTTTTTACCACCTGCCCGAGCATTTGTCCTATCATGAAAACACAAATGCTTAGGATTCATGAGAAATACAAGGGGAATGATGAAATACATATTGTTTCTCACAGTATAGACCCAACACATGATACCGTGGAAGTGCTCAGAGACTATGCTGACAGGCTGGAGATAAATACCAATTACTGGACATTCCTTACCGGTGATATGGATTCTATATTTAATGTGGCACAAAAAGGGTATTTGGTTTCTGCCAAACCTGATTCATTGGCTCCCGGCGGATTATTGCACAGTGGAGCTTTTATACTCGTTGACAAGGAAAAAAGAATTCGAGGTTATTACGATGGAACTATTGAGAAAGATGTGGATCAACTAATGAAAGACATGGATATTCTTTTATCCGAATACGATGGTGCTTAG
- a CDS encoding cytochrome c, with protein sequence MFVLLSATVLIIAISIPSCQDQKEIKFRKYMSIGKQIYIQRCQHCHGEKGQGLGKLYPPLDSSDYLVENRDLLACIIRNGQVGKIEVNGVVYNQVMPANPDLLEDDIAQISTYILNAWSNEAGLFEKEEVLESLGNCQSD encoded by the coding sequence TTGTTCGTATTACTATCGGCAACTGTATTAATTATCGCTATTTCCATTCCTTCCTGTCAGGATCAAAAAGAGATTAAATTCAGAAAATACATGTCGATCGGCAAGCAGATATACATTCAGCGATGTCAGCATTGTCATGGCGAAAAGGGACAAGGATTGGGTAAACTTTATCCTCCGCTAGATTCCTCTGATTATCTTGTCGAAAACAGAGATTTATTGGCCTGTATTATCCGCAACGGACAGGTAGGGAAAATCGAAGTCAATGGTGTAGTGTACAATCAGGTAATGCCTGCTAATCCGGATCTTCTGGAAGATGATATCGCACAGATAAGTACCTATATTTTAAATGCCTGGTCTAATGAGGCCGGTCTGTTTGAAAAAGAGGAAGTTTTGGAATCGCTTGGCAATTGCCAATCAGACTAA
- a CDS encoding M28 family peptidase, protein MERLDIPVVFYSGEKEFKNGDSVSIKVEMEDKYRSGKNVIAYIDNNASGTVVIGAHYDHLGMGDEGSLYRGESEAIHNGADDNASGTAVLLELARTIQKTRKLNQNFLFIAFSGEEKGLLGSGHFTDEPTIDLEDVNYMINMDMVGRLDSTGTLTVFGIGTSTIWDSLVDSESIAGSLNIVEKPDGVGPSDHTSFYLEDIPVLHLFTGAHSDYHKPSDDFDKINYDGMYKVYSYVMNVVSAVKDHKLEFTKTKEGDNQQAPRFSVTLGVVPDYTFSGKGMRIDGITDGRPADNAGLLKGDVVIRMGENEVTDMMAYMNALSMFKKGDTTRVSVKRGSEEVSVEVVF, encoded by the coding sequence ATGGAAAGACTGGATATACCGGTTGTTTTTTATTCGGGTGAAAAAGAATTTAAAAACGGCGATTCTGTAAGTATAAAGGTGGAAATGGAAGACAAGTACAGAAGCGGCAAAAATGTCATAGCCTATATTGATAATAATGCTTCAGGTACCGTTGTCATCGGAGCGCATTACGATCATTTGGGAATGGGCGATGAGGGTTCTTTGTATCGTGGTGAAAGCGAGGCCATTCACAATGGCGCAGATGACAATGCGAGTGGAACAGCAGTGCTTCTTGAATTGGCCAGAACTATTCAGAAAACCAGAAAACTCAATCAGAATTTTCTTTTTATTGCATTTTCCGGTGAAGAAAAAGGCCTATTAGGGTCCGGGCATTTTACCGATGAGCCGACCATTGACCTGGAAGATGTTAATTATATGATCAATATGGACATGGTTGGACGTCTGGATTCAACGGGAACTCTCACTGTTTTTGGGATTGGCACTTCTACGATCTGGGATTCACTCGTCGATTCAGAGTCAATAGCCGGATCTCTCAATATTGTGGAAAAACCCGATGGTGTTGGCCCCTCAGATCATACATCTTTTTATCTTGAAGATATTCCTGTTTTACACCTTTTCACCGGAGCGCATTCCGATTATCACAAACCAAGCGATGATTTTGATAAAATCAATTACGATGGGATGTACAAAGTTTATTCTTATGTAATGAATGTGGTATCTGCTGTAAAAGATCATAAACTTGAGTTTACAAAAACCAAGGAAGGCGACAATCAACAGGCGCCCAGGTTTTCGGTTACGCTAGGCGTTGTGCCCGATTATACATTTAGCGGAAAAGGCATGCGTATTGATGGCATCACGGATGGCCGCCCTGCGGATAATGCGGGACTTCTTAAAGGAGATGTAGTTATTCGAATGGGTGAAAATGAAGTCACCGATATGATGGCTTACATGAATGCCCTGTCTATGTTTAAAAAGGGAGACACGACAAGGGTATCGGTAAAAAGAGGTTCCGAGGAAGTTAGTGTTGAAGTAGTTTTTTAG
- a CDS encoding PD40 domain-containing protein — protein MKLFNLILALFIIAACSNEKPKKEIEDPGKIDDSTVIVDLSYPQEKHLKNLRQLTFGGDNAEAYFSFDNEKLVFQSNYGLWGVSCDQIFMMNVSEGAENKAPMLSTGLGRTTCSYFYPDGQHILYGSTHLGGDSCPEAPPFMEGKYVWPIYDSYDIFKSDLNGNIVEQLTDEPGYDAEATISPDGTKIVFTSTRSGDLELWTMNTDGTDLMQVTDELGYDGGAFFSPDSQKLVFRASRPKEGEEAETYKSLLRKGFVQPTNLEIFTCNTDGSEMKQITNLGKANWAPFFHPGGEKIIFASNHKSESGRQFNLFMTDLSGENVEQITFDPVFDAFPMFSFDGKHLVFSSNRNNGGGRDTNVFLAEWID, from the coding sequence ATGAAATTATTCAATCTAATTCTTGCCCTATTTATAATCGCAGCCTGTTCGAATGAAAAACCCAAAAAAGAGATAGAGGACCCAGGAAAAATAGATGACAGCACGGTCATTGTGGATTTGTCTTATCCTCAGGAAAAGCATTTAAAAAATTTAAGACAACTCACTTTTGGCGGTGACAATGCAGAGGCTTATTTCAGCTTTGACAATGAAAAATTGGTCTTTCAAAGCAATTATGGTCTATGGGGCGTCTCATGTGATCAGATATTTATGATGAATGTTTCTGAAGGGGCGGAAAACAAAGCACCTATGCTGAGTACTGGACTGGGCAGAACAACATGCTCCTATTTTTATCCGGACGGGCAACACATTCTTTACGGTTCTACACATCTCGGCGGAGACTCTTGCCCGGAAGCGCCACCGTTTATGGAAGGTAAATACGTTTGGCCCATTTACGATTCCTACGATATATTTAAATCAGACCTCAATGGCAATATAGTTGAGCAATTGACCGATGAGCCCGGCTATGATGCCGAAGCCACCATTTCACCGGATGGCACAAAAATCGTTTTTACGTCTACAAGATCGGGCGATCTTGAACTTTGGACCATGAATACGGATGGAACGGATCTCATGCAGGTCACCGATGAACTCGGTTATGACGGAGGCGCATTTTTTTCTCCTGATAGTCAGAAATTGGTATTTAGAGCTTCAAGACCCAAAGAAGGCGAAGAAGCAGAAACCTATAAATCCCTATTGAGAAAAGGTTTTGTACAACCTACAAACCTGGAAATATTCACCTGCAATACCGACGGCTCAGAAATGAAGCAAATCACCAATTTGGGCAAGGCCAATTGGGCACCATTTTTTCACCCGGGAGGCGAAAAAATCATCTTTGCATCCAATCACAAATCTGAGTCGGGCAGACAATTCAATTTATTTATGACAGACCTCAGTGGCGAGAATGTAGAACAAATAACTTTTGATCCTGTATTTGATGCTTTCCCCATGTTTTCATTCGATGGGAAACATCTTGTATTTTCGTCCAATAGAAATAATGGTGGCGGCCGTGATACCAATGTATTTTTGGCAGAATGGATAGATTAA
- a CDS encoding DUF192 domain-containing protein produces MKSYFIKLVLILVVFQMIIACSEKKSRIESSGERYEVPFKKQGELIFISREGDTIRKMELEIADTEEKRAQGLMYRARMSDAQAMLFLFEKEEPRSFWMKNTYISLDIIFADEEGNIVTIQKNTRPYSEDPVLSYDPALYVIEVVAGFCDLYGLEKGDRFEWIRN; encoded by the coding sequence ATGAAATCTTATTTTATAAAGCTTGTTTTAATACTTGTTGTTTTTCAAATGATAATTGCTTGTTCAGAAAAGAAATCGAGGATCGAATCGTCCGGTGAGCGATATGAAGTGCCTTTTAAAAAACAAGGGGAATTAATATTTATATCCCGTGAAGGAGATACCATTCGCAAAATGGAATTGGAAATTGCCGATACAGAAGAAAAAAGAGCACAGGGGCTCATGTACAGAGCAAGGATGAGCGATGCGCAAGCCATGTTATTCTTATTTGAAAAAGAAGAACCCAGAAGTTTCTGGATGAAAAACACCTATATATCTCTGGATATCATTTTTGCAGATGAGGAAGGAAATATTGTTACGATTCAAAAAAATACCCGCCCTTATTCTGAAGATCCCGTTTTGTCTTACGATCCCGCATTATACGTCATAGAAGTAGTCGCAGGGTTTTGCGATCTCTATGGATTGGAGAAAGGCGATCGCTTTGAGTGGATCAGAAATTAA
- the rpmA gene encoding 50S ribosomal protein L27: protein MAHKKGAGSTRNGRDSESKRLGVKIYGGQEAIAGNIIVRQRGTKHHPGNNVGLGRDHTLFALIDGTVEFKVSGIKKKSVVSVLPNGAEAK, encoded by the coding sequence ATGGCACATAAAAAAGGAGCCGGAAGTACCAGAAACGGAAGAGATTCGGAAAGTAAACGACTCGGTGTAAAAATCTACGGTGGTCAGGAAGCAATCGCTGGAAACATCATTGTACGCCAGAGAGGAACGAAACATCATCCGGGTAATAATGTCGGTTTAGGAAGAGATCATACTTTATTTGCCTTGATCGATGGAACTGTTGAGTTCAAAGTATCAGGCATTAAGAAAAAATCAGTTGTTTCTGTTCTTCCAAATGGTGCAGAAGCCAAGTAA
- the rplU gene encoding 50S ribosomal protein L21 yields the protein MYAIVDISGKQFKVEKDQKIYAPLLKGKEGDKVEFDKVMLIDDKGKIKVGAPTVKGAKVSGKILEHVKGDKVIVFKKKRRKGYKKKNGHRQDFTQILIENIK from the coding sequence ATGTACGCAATTGTTGATATCTCCGGTAAGCAATTCAAGGTTGAAAAAGACCAAAAGATTTACGCCCCTCTTCTGAAAGGAAAAGAAGGCGATAAAGTTGAATTCGATAAAGTAATGCTTATCGACGATAAAGGAAAAATTAAAGTCGGTGCACCCACAGTAAAGGGCGCCAAAGTTTCAGGTAAAATTCTGGAACATGTAAAAGGAGATAAAGTGATCGTCTTTAAGAAAAAGAGAAGAAAAGGATACAAAAAGAAAAACGGTCACAGACAGGATTTCACTCAGATATTAATAGAAAACATTAAATAA
- a CDS encoding ribonucleotide-diphosphate reductase subunit beta, with the protein MEKHEELLLKEDKKRFVLFPIKYHDIWEMYKKEEASFWTAEEIDLNQDLVDWNNLNDGERHFLSHVLAFFAASDGIVNENLAEHFLHEVQFPEAKCFYGFQIMMENIHSETYSLLIDTYIKDPKEKDHLLNAIETVPAVKKKADWALRWIDNGDFKERLIAFAAVEGIFFSGSFCSIFWMKKRGLMPGLSFSNELISRDEGLHCDFACLLYNNYIENKMPEEKLRQIILDAVEIEKEFITDSLPVDLIGMNSKLMKQYIEFVADRLLLELNCEKEFNSKNPFDFMEMISLQGKTNFFEKRVAEYQKAGVMDNDKKGFNFTMDEDF; encoded by the coding sequence ATGGAAAAGCACGAAGAACTCCTACTAAAAGAAGACAAAAAACGATTTGTATTATTTCCCATCAAGTACCACGACATTTGGGAAATGTATAAAAAAGAGGAGGCGAGTTTCTGGACGGCTGAAGAAATTGATTTAAACCAGGATCTTGTTGACTGGAACAACCTCAACGATGGCGAAAGACACTTCCTTTCTCATGTTCTTGCTTTCTTCGCCGCCAGCGATGGCATTGTCAATGAAAATCTTGCGGAGCACTTTCTCCACGAAGTTCAGTTTCCAGAAGCTAAATGCTTTTATGGTTTTCAGATCATGATGGAAAATATTCACTCTGAGACCTATTCTTTATTAATTGATACCTATATAAAGGACCCCAAAGAAAAGGACCACCTTTTAAACGCAATCGAAACTGTGCCGGCCGTTAAGAAAAAAGCAGACTGGGCTTTGCGATGGATCGATAATGGTGATTTTAAAGAAAGACTAATCGCATTTGCCGCCGTTGAGGGAATATTCTTTTCCGGAAGCTTTTGCTCGATTTTCTGGATGAAAAAAAGAGGCTTAATGCCAGGTTTGAGTTTTTCTAATGAACTCATCTCAAGAGATGAAGGCCTGCACTGCGATTTTGCTTGTCTGCTTTACAACAACTACATCGAAAATAAAATGCCCGAAGAGAAATTGAGGCAAATCATTCTCGACGCAGTGGAAATTGAAAAAGAATTTATTACAGATTCACTGCCGGTGGATTTGATAGGTATGAACTCCAAATTGATGAAACAATACATAGAGTTTGTTGCCGATAGGTTGCTATTGGAACTGAATTGCGAAAAAGAATTTAATTCAAAAAATCCATTTGATTTTATGGAAATGATTTCGCTTCAGGGTAAAACCAATTTCTTCGAGAAAAGGGTTGCAGAATATCAGAAGGCCGGGGTCATGGACAATGACAAGAAAGGCTTCAACTTCACCATGGATGAAGATTTTTAA
- a CDS encoding ribonucleoside-diphosphate reductase subunit alpha — MLVIKRDGRRESVRFDKITTRIEKLCNGLDMDYIKPIEIAKKVIDGLYDGVTTEQLDRLAAETAASMTVRHPDYAKLAARIEVSNLHKRTSSSFSNTMKRMYSYVDPKTGDNAPLLSKETYKVIKDNAAKLDAAIDYERDFTYDFFGFKTLERSYLMKLDGAIVERPQHMLMRVSIGIHGDDLDAAIETYNLLSEKWFTHATPTLFNAGTPKPQLSSCFLLTMKDDSIDGIYDTLKQCAKISQSAGGIGLSIHHVRGKGSYIRGTNGTSNGIVPMLRNFDMTARYVDQGGGKRKGSFAIYLEPWHSDVFEFLELKKNHGKEEMRARDLFYALWVPDLFMKRVQDDDVWSLFDPNEAPGLADTYGEEFEKLFEKYEREGKYRKQIRAQELWFAILESQTETGTPYMLFKDAANNKSNQKNLGTIRSSNLCTEIIEYTAPDEVAVCNLASIALPKYIKEDGNFDHEKLYEVVYTVTKNLNKVIDVNYYPVEEARNSNMRHRPIGLGVQGLADTFILMNYPFESEEAKKLNREIFETIYFAAMTSSKDLAIKEGPYETFKGSPVSKGIFQFDMWGVTPDSGRWNWESLKREVKKHGVRNSLLLAPMPTASTAQILGNCEAFEPYTSNLYLRRVLSGEFVVVNKHLMRDLIKAGLWNEEMKNELISENGSVQKISSIPQEIKDLYKTVWEISQKTIIDMAADRGAYICQSQSLNIHMQNPNFGKLTSMHFYAWQKGLKTGMYYLRTKAATDAIKFTVDKKSLAKPMATKEEVIAQNQADMSCSLDNPDECEACGS, encoded by the coding sequence ATGTTAGTAATCAAAAGAGACGGGAGACGAGAGTCTGTCCGATTCGACAAAATCACCACCCGAATTGAAAAACTTTGCAATGGTCTTGATATGGATTATATCAAACCCATTGAAATCGCCAAAAAAGTAATCGACGGATTATACGATGGCGTAACGACCGAACAATTGGACCGATTGGCTGCAGAAACAGCCGCTTCAATGACCGTTAGGCATCCCGATTATGCCAAACTTGCTGCGAGAATTGAAGTGTCTAATTTGCATAAAAGAACTTCTTCTTCCTTTTCCAATACCATGAAGAGAATGTATTCTTATGTTGACCCGAAAACCGGGGACAATGCACCTCTTCTTTCAAAAGAAACTTATAAAGTAATCAAAGACAATGCTGCAAAACTCGACGCAGCCATTGATTACGAGAGAGATTTTACTTACGATTTTTTCGGCTTTAAAACACTGGAAAGATCCTACCTTATGAAACTCGACGGAGCCATTGTGGAAAGACCACAACACATGCTCATGAGAGTTTCTATTGGTATCCACGGCGATGATCTGGATGCTGCTATCGAAACCTATAATTTGTTATCGGAGAAGTGGTTTACACACGCTACTCCGACTTTGTTTAATGCTGGTACACCTAAACCACAATTGTCGAGCTGTTTTCTTCTAACCATGAAGGATGACAGCATTGATGGTATTTATGACACATTAAAGCAATGTGCAAAAATATCACAATCGGCCGGTGGTATAGGTCTGAGCATTCACCATGTAAGAGGAAAAGGAAGTTATATCAGAGGAACAAACGGAACCTCAAACGGCATTGTGCCGATGCTCAGAAATTTTGATATGACAGCGCGTTATGTGGATCAGGGCGGAGGAAAGAGAAAAGGCAGTTTTGCCATTTATCTCGAGCCATGGCATTCTGATGTTTTCGAATTTCTCGAGCTAAAAAAGAATCACGGGAAAGAAGAAATGAGAGCAAGAGATCTCTTCTACGCACTTTGGGTTCCTGATTTGTTTATGAAGCGTGTTCAGGACGATGATGTATGGTCTTTGTTTGATCCTAATGAGGCTCCAGGACTTGCCGATACCTATGGGGAAGAATTTGAGAAGCTTTTTGAAAAATACGAACGCGAAGGAAAATACAGAAAGCAAATAAGAGCGCAGGAATTGTGGTTTGCCATCCTCGAATCGCAAACGGAAACCGGTACGCCTTATATGCTTTTTAAAGATGCTGCGAATAACAAGTCAAATCAAAAGAACTTGGGTACCATTCGCTCTTCCAACCTATGTACAGAAATTATTGAATATACCGCCCCGGATGAGGTGGCTGTTTGTAATTTGGCTTCCATTGCCCTTCCGAAATACATCAAAGAAGATGGCAATTTTGATCATGAAAAACTTTATGAGGTCGTTTATACCGTGACAAAAAATCTCAATAAAGTCATCGATGTCAATTATTATCCTGTGGAAGAGGCGCGCAATTCCAATATGCGTCACCGTCCAATAGGATTGGGTGTTCAGGGTTTAGCTGATACTTTCATTTTGATGAATTATCCATTTGAAAGTGAAGAAGCGAAAAAACTAAATAGGGAAATATTTGAAACCATTTATTTCGCTGCCATGACTTCTTCCAAAGATTTGGCTATCAAGGAAGGCCCATATGAAACCTTTAAAGGCTCTCCTGTTTCAAAAGGAATTTTCCAATTTGATATGTGGGGAGTTACACCTGATTCCGGAAGATGGAATTGGGAAAGTCTGAAAAGAGAAGTGAAAAAACACGGTGTTAGAAATTCCCTTCTTTTAGCTCCTATGCCAACGGCCAGTACAGCACAAATATTGGGCAATTGTGAGGCCTTTGAGCCCTATACCAGCAACCTGTATTTAAGAAGAGTACTTTCGGGTGAATTTGTTGTGGTCAACAAACATTTGATGAGAGACCTTATAAAAGCGGGTTTGTGGAATGAAGAAATGAAAAATGAACTCATTTCAGAGAATGGTTCTGTTCAAAAGATCTCCAGTATTCCTCAGGAAATAAAAGATCTGTACAAAACCGTTTGGGAAATCAGTCAGAAAACCATCATCGACATGGCCGCAGATAGAGGTGCTTATATCTGCCAAAGCCAGAGTTTGAACATCCATATGCAGAACCCGAATTTCGGAAAGCTGACCTCAATGCATTTCTATGCATGGCAGAAAGGTTTGAAAACAGGTATGTATTATCTGAGAACCAAAGCCGCAACGGATGCCATCAAATTTACGGTAGACAAAAAATCTCTTGCCAAGCCCATGGCTACAAAAGAGGAAGTGATCGCGCAAAATCAGGCGGACATGTCTTGTTCACTAGACAACCCTGATGAATGCGAAGCTTGTGGTAGTTGA
- a CDS encoding T9SS type A sorting domain-containing protein, whose protein sequence is MRKIYITILSLFPALLLNAQNIPIDFETGGHGANWNWAVFENTDNPPLEIVANPDPSGINTSATVAKFTARQTGNPWAGCESLHGAGIGSWTINPSNSTIRIMVWKDVISDVGIKLVRVDSWSLGEIKIANTLTNQWEQLTFDFSSHMDTTYDQIVIFPDFDLGGRSSDNIIYFDNVYGAAASPVALEAITENAFSIYPNPVKDQLSISSAIEIDQVSIFNTNGQLLMDVEIKATNANLNTSDFQQGVYILKTLSSGQVHVQKFIKD, encoded by the coding sequence ATGAGAAAAATTTACATTACAATTTTAAGTCTATTTCCTGCTCTGCTTTTAAATGCACAAAACATTCCAATTGATTTTGAAACAGGCGGTCATGGCGCCAACTGGAATTGGGCCGTTTTTGAAAACACCGATAATCCACCTTTGGAGATAGTAGCCAATCCGGATCCATCAGGAATAAATACCTCGGCAACAGTAGCCAAATTTACCGCAAGACAAACGGGAAACCCATGGGCGGGATGTGAATCTTTGCACGGTGCGGGAATAGGGTCCTGGACCATTAATCCGAGCAATTCAACAATACGAATTATGGTATGGAAAGATGTGATTAGCGATGTCGGTATTAAACTGGTAAGAGTGGATAGCTGGTCATTAGGTGAGATCAAAATTGCCAATACATTAACGAATCAGTGGGAACAACTCACTTTTGATTTTTCTTCTCACATGGACACGACCTACGATCAGATCGTAATTTTCCCCGATTTTGATTTGGGAGGCAGAAGTTCTGATAACATTATTTATTTTGATAATGTATACGGTGCTGCGGCAAGCCCCGTTGCTTTGGAAGCAATTACAGAAAATGCCTTTTCCATATACCCCAATCCTGTAAAAGATCAGTTGAGTATTTCTTCGGCAATTGAAATTGATCAGGTATCTATTTTTAATACCAACGGACAATTGCTAATGGATGTAGAAATCAAGGCTACAAATGCCAATTTGAATACAAGTGATTTTCAACAAGGTGTTTACATATTGAAAACACTCAGTTCCGGACAGGTCCATGTTCAGAAGTTTATAAAAGACTAA
- a CDS encoding AMP nucleosidase, with the protein MKTKNEIITNWLPRYTGQPLEFFGHYILLTNFLNYVELFCEIHKVELKGSSNSMQCATAGEISIINFGMGSANAATVIDLLKAINPKAVLFLGKCGGLKKKNQVGDLILPIAAIRGEGTSNDYMPSEVPALPAFALQKVISTAIREYGHDYWTGTVYTTNRRIWEHDKVFKKYLKKLRAMAIDMETATIFTVAFSNEIPVGALLLVSDIPMIPEGVKTDESDKKVSEQYVRTHLEIGIESLNKLIHRAETVKHLKF; encoded by the coding sequence ATGAAAACAAAAAATGAAATAATTACCAATTGGTTGCCCAGATACACCGGCCAGCCGCTTGAATTTTTTGGCCATTATATATTGCTGACCAACTTTTTAAATTATGTAGAACTCTTTTGTGAAATACACAAGGTTGAACTCAAAGGCAGCAGCAATAGCATGCAATGTGCCACGGCAGGAGAAATAAGCATTATCAATTTTGGAATGGGAAGTGCCAATGCGGCCACGGTCATTGACCTTTTAAAAGCCATCAATCCTAAAGCCGTTTTATTTCTGGGAAAATGCGGAGGCCTGAAAAAGAAAAACCAGGTCGGTGATCTCATTTTGCCAATTGCAGCCATAAGAGGCGAGGGAACGAGTAATGATTATATGCCTAGTGAGGTGCCGGCTCTCCCCGCTTTTGCCTTGCAAAAAGTAATTTCAACAGCCATTAGAGAATATGGCCACGATTACTGGACCGGAACGGTATATACCACCAATCGACGCATTTGGGAACACGATAAGGTCTTTAAAAAATACCTCAAAAAACTGCGTGCTATGGCCATCGACATGGAAACAGCCACCATATTTACCGTTGCATTTTCCAATGAAATTCCGGTTGGTGCACTGCTTTTAGTATCGGATATCCCAATGATCCCCGAGGGTGTTAAAACCGATGAAAGTGATAAAAAAGTGAGCGAGCAATATGTCAGAACTCATTTGGAAATAGGCATTGAGTCGCTAAATAAATTGATTCATCGCGCTGAGACGGTAAAGCATTTGAAATTTTAA
- a CDS encoding thioredoxin family protein, whose protein sequence is MRNSIILLSIFLYNSLMVFAGNPEELGKVEWLRNYDLAISKSKAVNKPVLILFQEVPGCATCRNYGHNVLSHPLMVEAIENEFIPLAIYNNKAGKDAEVLKKYNEPSWNNPVVRIVNEKGESIINRIASDYSAKGLCSGMITALKKSGKSIPAYLNLLDEELSADLLSNKKEAYYKMYCFWSGEKQLGSVTGVLNTESGFIGSAEIVKVTYNPQKVDEQTLQAFANKNAMEEVGENDGFKLATGDLHYYLQHSNYKYLPLSDLQKTKINSALGRKVNAEIYLSPMQKKWLNDIQSSPEIYQVLFDKQIDKAWAIIEKTGL, encoded by the coding sequence ATGCGAAATTCAATAATCTTACTGAGCATCTTTCTTTATAATTCATTGATGGTTTTTGCCGGAAATCCTGAAGAACTGGGTAAGGTCGAATGGTTGCGAAATTATGATCTTGCTATTTCCAAATCAAAAGCGGTCAATAAACCGGTATTAATACTATTTCAGGAAGTACCCGGTTGTGCGACATGCAGAAATTATGGCCATAATGTTCTCAGTCATCCGCTAATGGTAGAGGCCATCGAAAATGAATTTATTCCATTGGCTATTTATAATAATAAAGCCGGAAAAGATGCAGAGGTCTTAAAAAAATACAATGAACCCAGCTGGAATAATCCCGTGGTGAGAATCGTAAATGAGAAGGGCGAATCCATTATAAATCGAATCGCCAGTGATTATTCAGCTAAAGGTTTGTGTTCCGGCATGATCACAGCATTAAAAAAATCAGGGAAATCCATACCCGCCTATCTGAACCTCTTAGATGAAGAACTCAGCGCTGATTTACTAAGCAATAAAAAGGAAGCCTATTATAAAATGTATTGCTTTTGGTCGGGAGAAAAGCAATTGGGATCCGTTACGGGCGTACTCAATACAGAATCCGGTTTTATTGGTTCTGCAGAAATAGTAAAAGTGACATACAATCCGCAAAAAGTAGATGAACAGACATTGCAGGCATTTGCAAATAAAAATGCCATGGAAGAAGTCGGAGAAAACGATGGCTTTAAATTAGCTACCGGTGATTTGCACTATTATTTGCAACATTCGAATTATAAATATTTGCCACTGAGCGATTTGCAAAAGACCAAAATCAATTCGGCTTTGGGAAGAAAGGTTAATGCTGAAATATATTTGAGTCCCATGCAGAAAAAGTGGTTAAACGACATTCAATCATCTCCGGAAATATATCAAGTCCTCTTTGACAAACAAATTGATAAGGCATGGGCTATTATAGAAAAAACAGGATTATAA
- a CDS encoding winged helix-turn-helix transcriptional regulator: MGITKAQLFTESQNDIALAAKAFSHPARVAIIEYLLKTNACINGDLVNELGLAQATISQHLRELKDIGIIQGTVEGVKMNYCINHARWKEIKNQFNQIFERFECDIPNCC, translated from the coding sequence ATGGGAATTACAAAAGCACAATTATTTACCGAATCTCAGAATGATATAGCACTGGCGGCCAAGGCATTTTCCCATCCTGCAAGAGTGGCGATTATCGAATATCTTTTAAAGACCAATGCCTGTATCAATGGAGATCTGGTCAATGAACTAGGTCTGGCGCAAGCCACCATCTCTCAACACCTGAGAGAACTTAAAGACATTGGAATTATTCAGGGCACAGTTGAAGGAGTGAAAATGAATTATTGTATCAATCACGCAAGATGGAAGGAGATCAAAAATCAGTTCAATCAAATTTTTGAACGATTTGAATGTGATATACCCAATTGTTGCTAA